One region of Deinococcus malanensis genomic DNA includes:
- the tsaE gene encoding tRNA (adenosine(37)-N6)-threonylcarbamoyltransferase complex ATPase subunit type 1 TsaE, whose product MSRPFPLQPGELRDLHGVQEQHALGASLAAALPQGALLFLEGELGAGKTTLTQGLVGALGFPEPVTSPTYALINAYPTPSGQVLHVDAYRVRDVNELYEMDLEDLITSSRLSVIEWGEGLYQDYPQAPILRLAHVDGQPELRRVTRER is encoded by the coding sequence ATGTCCCGGCCCTTTCCTCTGCAGCCCGGTGAACTGCGCGACCTGCACGGTGTGCAGGAGCAGCACGCCCTGGGGGCCAGCCTGGCGGCCGCCTTGCCTCAGGGCGCGCTGCTGTTCCTGGAAGGCGAACTCGGCGCCGGCAAGACGACCCTGACCCAGGGTCTGGTGGGCGCGCTGGGCTTCCCCGAACCGGTCACCAGCCCCACCTACGCCCTGATCAACGCCTATCCCACCCCGTCCGGGCAGGTGCTGCATGTCGATGCCTACCGGGTGCGCGACGTCAACGAGCTGTACGAGATGGATCTCGAAGACCTGATCACTTCCTCGCGCCTGAGCGTGATCGAGTGGGGAGAAGGCCTGTACCAGGATTACCCCCAGGCGCCCATCCTCCGGCTTGCGCATGTGGACGGACAGCCGGAACTGCGCCGGGTAACCCGCGAGCGCTGA
- the gmk gene encoding guanylate kinase: MFEAHTTPAESTAPPRGLLIVMTGASGVGKGTLRELWLRDQDVFYSTSWTTREARPGEVDGVDYIFVSPEVFEQKVQQGGFLEHAAFVGNHYGTPVEPIEAALRRGQDVILEIEVEGAMQVRERMGDEAILVFIMPPSLTELRRRLEGRATETPERIEKRLARAREEIMHAHAFRYVVVNDDLERAVRELEAVQGAERARQRPESRWTPEDRAAVKRAAQVRSDALSEADLQQVVNS, from the coding sequence ATGTTCGAGGCCCACACCACTCCCGCTGAATCCACCGCCCCGCCCCGCGGCCTGCTGATCGTGATGACCGGCGCGTCCGGCGTGGGCAAGGGCACCCTGCGTGAGCTGTGGCTGCGTGATCAGGACGTCTTTTACAGCACCTCCTGGACCACCCGGGAGGCCCGCCCGGGTGAAGTGGACGGCGTGGACTACATCTTTGTCAGCCCAGAAGTCTTCGAGCAGAAGGTTCAGCAGGGCGGCTTTCTGGAGCACGCGGCCTTTGTAGGCAACCATTACGGCACTCCAGTTGAGCCTATCGAGGCAGCCCTGAGGCGGGGCCAGGACGTCATTCTGGAAATCGAGGTCGAGGGGGCCATGCAGGTCCGCGAGCGTATGGGCGACGAGGCCATTTTGGTGTTCATCATGCCGCCCAGCCTCACCGAGCTGCGCCGGCGCCTGGAAGGCCGCGCCACCGAAACTCCCGAGCGGATCGAGAAGCGCCTGGCCCGCGCGCGCGAAGAGATCATGCACGCCCACGCTTTCCGCTACGTGGTTGTCAACGATGACCTGGAACGCGCCGTGCGGGAACTGGAGGCCGTGCAGGGTGCCGAACGGGCCCGGCAGCGTCCGGAGAGCCGCTGGACGCCAGAGGACCGCGCCGCTGTGAAGCGCGCTGCACAGGTCCGCAGTGACGCCCTCAGCGAGGCCGATCTGCAGCAGGTGGTCAATTCCTGA
- a CDS encoding SAM-dependent methyltransferase, whose translation MTSSPITGRRALLAAAGLGAAALAGRQATRPAPTPQEVRDASLRLLSTVLPDKRAFEMVLWDGTVLPGGQTPPQARLVLNSDRALGRMMRLPVDLALGEAYLRGDFEIEGDIGAVAGLADDFEGSFSPASLATMARDVQLLRRHAGGAPAPVTATLEGPQHSRERDRQAITYHYDVSNDFYKLWLDQRMVYSCAYFPTGQETLDQAQEAKLDYICRKLRLQKGERLLDIGCGWGGLAIYAAQKYGVQVLGVTLSEAQLHEARARVAAAGLEGQVTLELRDYRDVLATGEGAFDKISSIGMAEHVGRKNMPTYFRAAYAALKPGGLMLNHAIGDGLGQARVPMWLQSGNFARKYVFPDGELLPVWETLKHASEALFEVRDVENLREHYALTVRHWAANLEQHREEALAALGPERFRLWRIYLGACGHYFQKGHLTLFQSLLAKPDAQRSAGLPLSRADLYS comes from the coding sequence ATGACTTCTTCTCCCATCACCGGGCGCCGCGCGCTCCTGGCCGCAGCCGGCCTGGGTGCCGCGGCCCTCGCGGGCCGTCAGGCGACCCGCCCCGCCCCCACTCCGCAGGAGGTCCGTGACGCCAGCCTGCGGTTGCTGAGCACCGTCCTACCTGACAAACGTGCCTTTGAGATGGTCCTGTGGGACGGCACGGTGCTGCCGGGGGGGCAGACCCCGCCCCAGGCAAGACTGGTGCTGAACAGTGACCGGGCGCTGGGACGCATGATGAGGTTGCCGGTAGACCTGGCCCTGGGCGAGGCCTACCTGCGCGGTGACTTCGAGATCGAAGGAGATATTGGGGCGGTCGCGGGGCTGGCAGACGACTTCGAAGGCTCGTTCTCGCCGGCGTCCCTGGCCACCATGGCCCGGGACGTGCAGCTTCTGCGCCGGCATGCGGGCGGCGCGCCGGCTCCGGTCACCGCCACGCTGGAAGGGCCCCAGCACAGCCGCGAACGCGACCGTCAGGCCATCACCTACCACTACGACGTGTCCAACGACTTCTACAAACTGTGGCTGGACCAGCGCATGGTCTATTCCTGCGCCTATTTCCCCACCGGACAGGAAACGCTGGATCAGGCGCAGGAGGCCAAGCTCGACTACATCTGCCGCAAACTGCGCCTGCAAAAGGGTGAGCGCCTGCTCGACATCGGCTGCGGCTGGGGCGGTCTGGCGATCTATGCGGCCCAGAAGTACGGGGTGCAGGTGCTGGGCGTCACCCTCAGCGAAGCGCAGCTGCACGAGGCGCGTGCCCGGGTGGCGGCCGCTGGACTGGAAGGTCAGGTCACGCTGGAACTGCGGGATTACCGCGACGTTCTGGCCACAGGCGAAGGGGCCTTTGACAAGATCAGCAGCATTGGTATGGCCGAGCACGTGGGGCGCAAGAACATGCCCACCTACTTCCGCGCGGCCTATGCGGCCCTGAAACCCGGCGGGCTGATGCTCAACCACGCCATCGGCGACGGGCTGGGGCAGGCGCGGGTGCCCATGTGGCTGCAAAGCGGCAACTTCGCTCGCAAGTATGTGTTCCCCGACGGCGAGCTGCTGCCGGTGTGGGAGACCCTCAAGCACGCCTCGGAAGCACTGTTCGAGGTGCGCGACGTGGAAAACCTGCGCGAACACTATGCCCTGACGGTGCGCCATTGGGCCGCGAACCTGGAACAGCACCGCGAGGAGGCGCTGGCGGCCCTGGGTCCGGAACGTTTCCGCCTGTGGCGCATTTACCTGGGCGCCTGCGGGCATTACTTCCAGAAAGGGCACCTGACACTGTTTCAGAGCCTGCTGGCCAAGCCGGACGCCCAGCGCAGCGCTGGTCTGCCCCTGAGCCGGGCAGATCTGTACAGCTGA
- a CDS encoding macro domain-containing protein, producing MPLELVQGDIAAQRTCAVVTAANKELAGGGGVDGAIHRAAGPELLRAIHQIGGTPTGTAVITPAFGLERQGVRFVIHAVGPVWRGGNAGESGLLAGAYRRSLELAATHGCPSVAVPSISTGVYGYPPEQAAEVALGTIRDFLRVHPQMTVRMVLYGADTLRTFEEALRQADQGNGRET from the coding sequence ATGCCACTGGAACTGGTTCAGGGAGATATCGCCGCTCAGCGGACCTGTGCGGTGGTCACGGCCGCGAACAAGGAACTGGCTGGGGGCGGTGGGGTAGACGGGGCCATTCACCGCGCCGCAGGCCCCGAACTCTTACGTGCCATCCACCAGATCGGGGGCACGCCCACCGGAACGGCCGTGATCACCCCGGCGTTCGGGCTGGAACGGCAGGGCGTCCGCTTTGTCATTCATGCCGTGGGACCGGTCTGGCGGGGCGGAAACGCTGGAGAGTCCGGGTTGCTGGCCGGTGCCTACCGCCGCAGTCTGGAACTGGCGGCCACGCACGGCTGCCCGTCGGTGGCCGTTCCATCTATCAGCACCGGGGTCTATGGCTATCCCCCCGAACAGGCTGCTGAGGTTGCCCTCGGGACGATCCGGGATTTCCTGCGGGTTCATCCGCAGATGACGGTCCGGATGGTGCTGTACGGTGCCGACACCCTGAGGACCTTCGAGGAGGCGCTCCGGCAAGCCGATCAGGGGAATGGCCGGGAAACCTGA
- a CDS encoding Lrp/AsnC ligand binding domain-containing protein, which yields MVTAIVLVQAERHRIPETAEALAGVPSVREVYSVTGEWDIVAILKLARYDDLDDVVTGHLRKVAGIIRTQTMLAFRTYSEDLLDQGFGVGLDESQQR from the coding sequence ATGGTCACTGCAATCGTGTTGGTCCAGGCCGAACGCCACCGCATTCCGGAAACTGCCGAGGCCCTGGCGGGTGTCCCCAGCGTCCGTGAGGTGTACAGCGTGACCGGTGAGTGGGACATTGTCGCCATCCTGAAACTGGCCCGCTACGACGATCTCGACGATGTGGTTACCGGCCACCTGCGCAAGGTCGCTGGCATCATCCGGACCCAGACCATGCTGGCCTTCCGCACCTACAGCGAGGATCTGCTGGACCAGGGCTTCGGTGTGGGCCTGGACGAAAGCCAGCAGCGATAG
- a CDS encoding acetate kinase: MLTLVLNCGSSSVKFALLDLSANLTLLSGLAERLGQAGAVATVSRSEDKRSVPVPGGSYAEAFEVLRAELDALGVREQIRAVGHRVVHGGERFSAPALIDSEVMAAIRACVPLAPLHNPANLAGIEAAQEAFGGLPHVAVFDTAFHQTMPEVAFRYAVPESWYVQHGVRRYGFHGTSHAYVAAEAARMLARPLEKLNLVTAHLGNGCSVAAVQGGRSVDTSMGLTPLEGLVMGTRSGNVDPGLHEFMARQAGLSLTQVTTALNKESGLSSLSGGLGSDMRELEAAAGRGHTGARLAVAAFVYRLAKEVAGMAVALGRVDALVFTGGIGENSATVRAATLEQLGVLGFRLDPQANAQAVRGQSGLISWPGSVPALVVKTNEELSIARQTQQVLAAQTGVRA, translated from the coding sequence ATGTTGACCCTGGTCCTGAATTGCGGGTCCAGCAGCGTGAAATTTGCGTTGCTCGACCTTTCTGCAAATTTGACGCTGCTGTCGGGTCTGGCCGAACGTCTGGGGCAAGCCGGTGCCGTGGCCACGGTCAGCCGCAGTGAGGACAAACGCAGCGTGCCAGTGCCGGGCGGCAGTTACGCCGAGGCCTTCGAGGTTCTGCGTGCTGAACTGGACGCCCTGGGGGTGCGCGAGCAGATCCGCGCCGTGGGGCACCGCGTGGTGCACGGCGGAGAACGTTTCAGTGCCCCGGCACTTATCGACAGCGAGGTCATGGCCGCCATCCGGGCGTGTGTCCCTTTGGCACCGCTGCACAATCCCGCCAACCTTGCCGGGATTGAAGCGGCCCAGGAGGCCTTTGGCGGGCTGCCCCATGTGGCGGTGTTCGACACGGCGTTTCATCAGACCATGCCGGAAGTCGCCTTCCGTTACGCGGTGCCGGAATCCTGGTATGTCCAGCACGGCGTGCGGCGCTACGGCTTTCACGGCACCAGCCACGCCTATGTGGCCGCAGAAGCCGCCCGGATGCTGGCCAGACCCCTGGAGAAGCTGAATCTGGTCACCGCCCACCTGGGCAACGGCTGCAGCGTTGCGGCGGTCCAGGGTGGGCGCAGCGTGGACACCAGCATGGGCCTGACGCCACTTGAAGGTCTGGTCATGGGCACCCGCAGCGGAAATGTGGATCCTGGCCTGCACGAGTTCATGGCTCGTCAGGCTGGCCTGAGCCTGACTCAGGTCACCACCGCCCTGAACAAGGAAAGCGGACTGAGCAGTCTGTCAGGCGGGCTGGGAAGCGACATGCGTGAACTGGAAGCCGCAGCCGGGCGCGGGCATACCGGCGCGCGCCTGGCGGTCGCCGCCTTCGTCTACCGGCTGGCCAAAGAGGTGGCAGGCATGGCAGTCGCGCTGGGCCGGGTGGACGCCCTGGTCTTCACTGGCGGCATCGGTGAGAACAGTGCCACTGTCCGGGCAGCCACGCTGGAGCAGCTGGGGGTGCTGGGTTTCAGACTGGACCCGCAGGCCAACGCTCAGGCCGTGCGGGGCCAGAGTGGTCTGATTTCATGGCCCGGCAGCGTCCCGGCCCTGGTGGTCAAGACCAACGAGGAACTGAGCATCGCGCGCCAGACCCAGCAGGTGCTGGCTGCGCAGACAGGAGTCCGGGCATGA
- a CDS encoding tetratricopeptide repeat protein, producing MTRHVLTVTALMLLSLTPALAQITPAQTTPAQSAPTQSAPASSPSAAGAQPADQSAAQARTLAERARAMYPRGSANIDQPLWKQAAAAAEAAVSAEPTNAEYLKLRAQIYTEVGFWRQAELAWAAYFRVAPAQGNTAETRQAAAVQYNLGYAAYTRNQGAEAARFFAACLQLDPASVPCTTWAARTALEAGSYAQAQTLYASALRLSPGDKTLSYFQTVAQNASRYGPAATRAFSRAYRDAEAGRKAQALAGFQEAARSAPGFLEAQRETGRLALELGNAQVALTAYQKATGLPGATAADRYNLSLAKEGQKYGLEAVRTFREAYARYAAGNKAAAEQGFQAATARNPNYAKAWAWLGRVRYEARNFQAAAEAYGRAVQLDPADRSSAHFLRLAQQDR from the coding sequence ATGACCCGACACGTTCTGACCGTCACGGCCCTGATGCTCTTGTCCCTGACGCCTGCGCTCGCCCAGATCACCCCTGCCCAAACTACCCCGGCCCAGAGCGCGCCGACGCAGTCTGCCCCTGCCTCTTCACCCAGTGCTGCGGGTGCCCAGCCCGCCGATCAGTCAGCGGCTCAGGCCCGCACGCTGGCAGAGCGTGCCCGCGCCATGTACCCCAGGGGCAGTGCCAACATTGACCAGCCGCTCTGGAAGCAGGCGGCCGCCGCCGCTGAGGCCGCTGTCAGTGCCGAGCCCACCAACGCGGAATACCTGAAACTTCGTGCACAGATCTATACCGAGGTGGGCTTCTGGCGGCAGGCGGAACTGGCCTGGGCCGCCTACTTCCGGGTGGCACCAGCCCAGGGGAACACGGCGGAAACGCGCCAGGCCGCTGCCGTGCAGTACAACCTGGGCTACGCCGCCTACACCCGCAATCAGGGAGCGGAAGCGGCGCGGTTCTTTGCGGCCTGCCTGCAGCTTGACCCGGCCAGCGTGCCCTGTACCACCTGGGCAGCCCGCACGGCGCTGGAAGCCGGCAGCTATGCCCAGGCCCAGACCCTGTACGCCAGTGCGCTGCGGCTCAGCCCCGGAGACAAGACCCTGAGCTACTTCCAGACCGTGGCCCAGAACGCCAGCCGCTACGGTCCAGCCGCCACGCGCGCCTTCAGCCGGGCGTACCGGGACGCGGAAGCCGGGCGCAAGGCCCAGGCACTGGCCGGGTTTCAGGAAGCGGCCCGCAGCGCGCCGGGCTTTCTGGAAGCGCAGCGTGAGACCGGGCGGCTGGCCCTGGAACTGGGAAACGCTCAGGTGGCGTTAACGGCCTACCAGAAGGCCACGGGCCTCCCCGGGGCCACGGCAGCTGACCGCTACAACCTGTCCCTGGCCAAGGAGGGACAGAAGTACGGGCTGGAGGCGGTGCGCACCTTCCGCGAGGCCTATGCCCGTTACGCTGCAGGCAACAAGGCGGCGGCCGAACAGGGCTTTCAGGCCGCGACTGCCCGCAACCCGAACTACGCCAAGGCCTGGGCCTGGCTGGGCCGGGTCCGTTACGAAGCCAGAAATTTCCAGGCGGCTGCCGAAGCCTATGGGCGTGCTGTCCAGCTTGACCCCGCAGACAGGTCCAGTGCGCACTTCCTGCGTCTGGCCCAGCAGGACAGATAG
- a CDS encoding glycoside hydrolase family 2 protein codes for MKEPHQDRTATASDTRLHPRPQLTRDHWQDLNGVWRFAHDDADNGLRERWFERPEAFDQEIIVPYPPESRASGLRATGYHPVVWYRRTIELVPEDRKGKVLLHFGAVDYRARVWANGHLVAEHEGGHTPFTADLTHALVPEESQVIVVRAEDDPLDMAQPRGKQDWEREPHAIWYHRTTGIWQPVWLEVVPHTFIESIRWTPDVERSRLGFHLRLNKAPDRDMRVRVQLSLQGTRLADDTYTLDAQELLRDIDIRSLHFKDERSDLLWTPRNPNLIDAQISLLDEEEIVDEVGSYAGMRSVGVRDGRFQLNGRAYYLRMVLAQNYWPESHLAAPSEDALRREVELVKELGFNGIRIHQKVEDPRFLYWCDRLGLVVWGEMANAYIFTPEAQRRLTREWQDVLERDYNHPSVVTWVPVNESWGVPNLEGDRAQRSFVRGLYHLTAALDPTRPVIGNDGWEIVEGDILGVHDYALDGATLRERYCSAEALEHTLASVQPARRNFYLAGHHRKGEPVMLTEFGGLSHAPADSDRWWGYGTLPDTDTLLSSYEDLLNAVLDSPVIAGFCYTQLTDTEQETNGLLREDRTPKLDMKRVKAINTRVSRAVQHDVLQEIHALADERRREQMRAQASQPTSVNDR; via the coding sequence ATGAAAGAACCCCACCAGGACCGCACGGCGACCGCTTCCGATACACGTCTTCATCCCCGGCCGCAACTGACCCGCGACCATTGGCAGGACCTGAATGGAGTCTGGCGCTTTGCCCATGACGACGCGGATAACGGGCTCCGTGAACGCTGGTTCGAGCGTCCAGAAGCTTTCGATCAGGAGATTATCGTGCCCTATCCCCCGGAGAGCCGGGCCAGCGGACTGCGGGCCACCGGTTATCACCCGGTGGTGTGGTACCGCCGGACCATTGAGCTGGTGCCGGAGGACCGCAAGGGCAAAGTCCTGCTTCATTTTGGAGCGGTGGACTACCGGGCCAGGGTCTGGGCCAACGGACACTTGGTAGCAGAGCACGAGGGCGGCCACACGCCGTTTACCGCCGATCTGACCCACGCCCTGGTTCCCGAGGAGTCGCAGGTCATCGTGGTGCGCGCCGAAGACGACCCTCTCGATATGGCGCAGCCACGCGGCAAGCAGGACTGGGAACGGGAGCCACACGCCATCTGGTACCACCGCACCACCGGGATCTGGCAGCCGGTCTGGCTGGAAGTTGTGCCGCACACGTTTATCGAGTCCATCCGCTGGACCCCCGATGTCGAACGCAGCCGGCTGGGATTTCACCTACGCCTCAACAAGGCGCCCGACCGTGACATGCGCGTCCGGGTCCAGCTGAGTCTTCAGGGAACGCGCCTGGCCGATGACACCTACACCCTGGACGCCCAGGAGCTGTTGCGCGACATCGACATCCGCTCACTGCACTTCAAGGATGAGCGCAGCGATCTGCTGTGGACTCCCAGGAATCCCAACTTGATCGACGCGCAGATCAGCCTGCTCGACGAAGAGGAAATTGTCGACGAGGTGGGCAGCTACGCCGGCATGCGGAGCGTGGGCGTGCGGGATGGGCGCTTCCAGCTCAACGGCCGGGCCTATTACCTGAGAATGGTCCTGGCCCAGAACTACTGGCCCGAGTCCCACCTCGCAGCACCCAGCGAGGATGCGCTGCGCCGTGAGGTCGAGCTGGTCAAGGAGCTGGGCTTCAACGGCATCCGCATTCACCAGAAGGTCGAAGATCCCCGCTTCCTGTACTGGTGTGACCGGCTGGGGCTGGTGGTGTGGGGCGAAATGGCCAACGCCTATATCTTTACCCCCGAAGCGCAGCGCCGGCTCACCCGCGAGTGGCAGGACGTGCTGGAACGGGACTACAACCATCCCAGCGTGGTGACGTGGGTGCCGGTCAATGAAAGCTGGGGGGTACCGAATCTGGAAGGTGACCGCGCTCAGCGCTCGTTTGTGCGGGGGCTGTATCACCTCACGGCGGCGCTGGACCCCACCCGGCCCGTGATCGGGAATGACGGCTGGGAAATCGTCGAGGGCGACATTCTGGGGGTCCATGATTACGCCCTGGACGGCGCGACCCTCCGCGAGCGCTACTGCTCGGCCGAGGCACTGGAGCACACGCTGGCATCGGTGCAGCCCGCGCGGCGCAATTTCTACCTGGCGGGACACCACCGCAAGGGCGAACCCGTCATGCTCACGGAGTTCGGTGGACTTAGCCACGCGCCGGCCGATTCGGACCGCTGGTGGGGCTACGGGACCCTGCCCGATACCGACACCCTGCTCAGCAGCTACGAGGACCTTCTCAACGCGGTGCTGGACAGCCCGGTCATTGCCGGCTTCTGCTACACCCAGCTGACCGACACCGAACAGGAGACCAACGGCCTGCTGCGTGAGGACCGCACCCCGAAACTGGACATGAAACGGGTCAAGGCCATCAACACGCGCGTCTCCAGGGCTGTACAGCACGACGTGCTGCAGGAAATCCACGCCCTGGCCGACGAACGCCGCCGCGAGCAGATGCGCGCCCAGGCGTCCCAGCCAACTTCTGTCAACGACCGGTAA
- the pta gene encoding phosphate acetyltransferase — MKTLFVAPTRNGVGLSSTALGLMRALERQGLRVAFLKPIAQTHEAQTDDSVHFARVLAHALTPDPIRLAVAEEQLSHGGEEELMENVIALAREASASRADGRAADVLIAEGLALNERNVYAGALNASLARNLEADTVLVTSLSGVTPAVLADELEIAAQSYRRSDGSGLAGYVLNFAPTELDFGSLMAELRARSQVLASGELPLLGVVSVSPGLAAPRTQDVARYLGAEVINEGEALTRRVTSTVVTARTVPKMASLFTPGALVVTPGDREDVVMAASLTHLSEVPLAGLMFTSGSAPEDSIERLCRAALTSSLPVLRVPTNSFHTASNLSRMDPRVPHDDTERMERMLEFIADRLDTVPLGARLRVPQEGSERRLPPSAFRYELIQRARAANKRIVLPEGDEPRTVKAAIRCTEKGIARCVLLARPERVRQVAEGQGLSLPEGLEVLDPDSIRGRYVEPMVELRRSKGLTAPQAEAQLEDTVVLGTMMLALGEVDGLVSGAVHTTANTVRPALQLIKTAPGAQLVSSIFFMLMPEQVLVYGDAAINPNPNAQELADIALQSAESARAFGIPVRVAMLSYSTGESGSGEDVEKVKEATRLVRERRPDLQVDGPLQYDAASVLSVGQQKAPNSPVAGRATVFIFPDLNTGNTTYKAVQRSAGVVAVGPMLQGLRKPVNDLSRGALVDDIVYTIALTAIQATQVSEA, encoded by the coding sequence ATGAAAACCCTTTTTGTCGCGCCCACCCGCAACGGTGTGGGGCTGTCCAGCACCGCTCTGGGGCTGATGCGCGCCCTGGAACGCCAGGGGCTCAGGGTTGCTTTTCTCAAACCCATCGCCCAGACGCACGAGGCCCAGACCGACGACAGCGTGCATTTCGCACGGGTGCTGGCCCATGCGCTGACTCCGGACCCTATTCGTCTGGCGGTGGCCGAGGAGCAGCTCAGCCACGGCGGCGAAGAGGAGCTGATGGAAAACGTGATCGCCCTGGCGCGGGAAGCCAGCGCCAGCAGGGCGGACGGGCGCGCCGCGGACGTGCTGATCGCCGAGGGGCTGGCCCTGAACGAGCGCAACGTGTACGCCGGCGCGCTGAACGCCAGCCTGGCACGCAATCTGGAGGCCGACACGGTGCTGGTCACCAGCCTCTCGGGAGTGACGCCGGCGGTGCTGGCCGACGAACTGGAAATTGCTGCGCAGTCCTACCGCCGCAGCGATGGCAGCGGCCTGGCCGGGTACGTGCTGAACTTCGCGCCCACCGAGCTGGATTTCGGCAGCCTGATGGCTGAGCTGCGCGCCCGCAGCCAGGTGCTGGCCAGCGGTGAGCTGCCGCTGCTGGGTGTGGTGTCGGTCTCGCCTGGCCTGGCCGCGCCGCGCACTCAGGACGTGGCCCGCTACCTGGGGGCCGAGGTGATCAACGAGGGCGAGGCCCTCACCCGCCGCGTGACCAGCACGGTGGTGACCGCCAGGACGGTGCCCAAGATGGCCAGCCTGTTCACGCCCGGTGCCCTGGTGGTCACGCCGGGAGACCGGGAGGACGTGGTGATGGCCGCCTCCCTGACGCACCTCAGCGAGGTGCCGCTGGCCGGGTTGATGTTTACCTCCGGCAGCGCCCCGGAAGACAGCATCGAACGGCTGTGCCGCGCAGCGCTGACAAGCAGCCTGCCGGTGTTGCGGGTACCTACGAACTCGTTTCACACGGCCTCGAACCTCTCACGCATGGACCCGCGGGTGCCTCACGACGACACCGAACGCATGGAGCGCATGCTGGAGTTCATTGCTGACCGCCTCGACACAGTGCCGCTGGGGGCGCGGCTACGGGTGCCGCAGGAAGGCAGCGAGCGCCGGCTGCCGCCCAGTGCCTTCCGTTACGAACTGATCCAGAGGGCCCGTGCGGCCAACAAACGCATCGTGCTGCCGGAGGGGGACGAGCCACGGACCGTAAAGGCCGCCATCCGCTGCACCGAAAAGGGCATTGCGCGCTGCGTGCTGCTGGCCAGGCCAGAGCGGGTGCGTCAGGTGGCCGAGGGGCAGGGCCTGAGTCTGCCTGAGGGTCTGGAAGTGCTGGACCCCGACAGCATCCGGGGGCGGTACGTGGAACCCATGGTCGAGCTGAGGCGCAGCAAGGGCCTAACCGCTCCCCAGGCCGAGGCGCAGCTGGAAGACACGGTGGTGCTGGGCACCATGATGCTGGCGCTGGGCGAGGTGGATGGGCTGGTGTCCGGTGCCGTGCACACCACCGCCAACACCGTGCGTCCGGCCCTGCAGCTGATCAAGACCGCGCCTGGGGCGCAGCTGGTCAGCAGCATCTTTTTCATGCTGATGCCCGAACAGGTGCTGGTCTACGGCGACGCTGCCATCAATCCCAATCCCAATGCGCAGGAACTGGCCGATATTGCCCTGCAGAGTGCTGAAAGTGCCCGGGCCTTCGGGATTCCGGTCCGGGTCGCCATGCTGTCCTACAGCACCGGCGAGAGCGGCAGCGGCGAGGACGTGGAGAAGGTCAAGGAGGCCACCCGGCTGGTGCGCGAGCGCCGGCCGGACCTGCAGGTGGACGGCCCGCTTCAGTACGACGCTGCCTCGGTCCTGAGCGTGGGGCAGCAGAAGGCCCCCAATTCGCCGGTGGCAGGACGGGCGACAGTGTTTATCTTCCCGGACCTGAACACCGGAAACACCACCTACAAGGCCGTGCAGCGCAGCGCCGGGGTGGTCGCCGTGGGACCAATGCTGCAGGGGTTGCGCAAGCCTGTCAATGACCTGTCACGCGGCGCGCTGGTCGATGACATCGTGTACACGATTGCGCTGACCGCCATTCAGGCCACCCAGGTCAGCGAGGCGTAG
- a CDS encoding phytanoyl-CoA dioxygenase family protein yields the protein MTLSSATKPVQEQYDVPAIMAGIYGDGIIGLKGAFPREWVAQLGRELPELYQAALARPGGAVGRGTNRHYVEIHPEDISGFLDLVTHPWIVAVCTSVLGPNYKIVEIGFDVPNPGAKDQPWHRDFPATSETLVDRRLNSLAFNLTTVDVEEDMGPFEIAPGTQWDDPSEFDHGMFPPVSLFPRYHALSQRKLPKMGDISARSALTIHRGTANVSNKARPVLVLGVDAPGAGHDEKHDLQFTRAYYEQLPQEVKDHLICRVVDELEPIMQGHTIEGLMMGDA from the coding sequence ATGACGCTCAGCAGTGCGACAAAGCCCGTGCAGGAGCAGTATGACGTGCCGGCCATCATGGCCGGGATCTACGGTGACGGCATTATCGGTCTCAAGGGTGCCTTTCCACGGGAGTGGGTGGCCCAGCTTGGCCGGGAACTTCCGGAGCTGTATCAGGCGGCCCTGGCCCGTCCTGGCGGCGCGGTCGGGCGCGGCACCAACCGGCACTATGTGGAGATTCATCCCGAAGACATCAGCGGCTTCCTGGACCTGGTGACCCATCCGTGGATTGTGGCCGTGTGCACCAGCGTGCTTGGCCCGAACTACAAGATTGTCGAGATCGGTTTTGACGTCCCCAACCCCGGAGCCAAGGACCAGCCCTGGCACCGCGATTTCCCGGCCACTTCAGAAACGCTGGTGGACCGCCGCCTGAACTCGCTGGCGTTCAACCTGACCACCGTGGATGTCGAGGAAGACATGGGGCCTTTCGAGATTGCCCCGGGCACCCAGTGGGACGATCCCAGCGAGTTTGACCACGGCATGTTCCCGCCCGTGTCGCTGTTCCCCCGGTACCACGCCCTCTCGCAGCGCAAGCTGCCCAAGATGGGCGATATCTCGGCGCGCAGCGCCCTGACCATTCACCGCGGCACGGCGAATGTCAGCAACAAGGCCCGTCCGGTCCTGGTGCTGGGAGTGGACGCGCCTGGCGCAGGCCATGACGAGAAACACGACCTGCAGTTCACCCGGGCGTACTACGAGCAGTTGCCGCAGGAAGTCAAGGACCACCTGATCTGCCGGGTGGTCGATGAACTCGAACCCATCATGCAGGGGCACACCATCGAGGGCCTCATGATGGGCGACGCCTGA